In one window of Cynocephalus volans isolate mCynVol1 chromosome 6, mCynVol1.pri, whole genome shotgun sequence DNA:
- the CLDN6 gene encoding claudin-6 yields the protein MASAGLQILGIILTLLGWVNALVSCALPMWKVTAFIGNSIVVAQVVWEGLWMSCVVQSTGQMQCKVYDSLLALPQDLQAARALCVITLLVVLLGLLVYLAGAKCTTCVEDKDSKARLVLTSGIIFLISGVLTLIPICWTANAIIQDFYNPLVAEAQKRELGASLYLGWAASGLLLLGGGLLCCTCPSGGSRGSSNYMARYSVSVPHTTSRGPSEYPTKNYV from the coding sequence ATGGCCTCTGCTGGTCTGCAAATCCTGGGAATCATCCTGACACTGCTGGGCTGGGTGAATGCCCTGGTGTCCTGCGCCCTGCCCATGTGGAAGGTGACTGCCTTCATCGGCAACAGCATCGTGGTGGCCCAGGTGGTGTGGGAGGGCCTGTGGATGTCCTGCGTGGTGCAGAGCACCGGGCAGATGCAGTGCAAGGTGTACGATTCTCTGCTGGCCCTGCCCCAGGACCTGCAGGCTGCACGTGCCCTCTGTGTCATCACCCTCCTTGTGGTCCTGCTCGGCCTGCTGGTCTACCTTGCTGGAGCCAAGTGTACCACCTGTGTGGAGGACAAGGACTCTAAGGCCCGCCTGGTGCTCACCTCTGGAATCATCTTCCTCATATCAGGGGTCCTGACCCTGATCCCCATCTGCTGGACTGCCAATGCCATCATCCAGGACTTCTACAACCCCCTGGTGGCTGAGGCCCAAAAGCGGGAGCTAGGGGCCTCCCTCTACCTGGGCTGGGCAGCCTCGGGCCTTTTGTTGCTGGGCGGGGGGCTGCTGTGCTGCACCTGTCCTTCTGGGGGTTCCCGAGGCTCCAGCAATTACATGGCCCGCTACTCAGTGTCTGTCCCGCATACCACCTCTCGGGGGCCCTCTGAGTACCCCACCAAGAATTATGTCTGA
- the TNFRSF12A gene encoding tumor necrosis factor receptor superfamily member 12A, producing the protein MAQGSPPPLRRLLALGLALTLLRATAGEQAPGTAPCSRGSSWSSDLDKCMDCASCPARPHSDFCLGCATAPPTPFPLLWPILGGALSLALVLGLLSGFLVWRRCRRREKFTTPIEETGGEGCPGVALIQ; encoded by the exons ATGGCTCAGGGCTCTCCGCCTCCGCTGCGGCGCCTCCTCGCGTTGGGGCTCGCGTTGACGCTGCTACGCGCCACGGCCGGGGAGCAGGCTCCAG GCACTGCACCCTGTTCTCGCGGCAGCTCCTGGAGCTCGGACCTCGACAAGTGCATGGACTGCGCTTCGTGCCCGGCGCGACCGCACAGCGACTTCTGCCTGGGCT GTGCTACAGCACCTCCTACCCCCTTCCCTCTGCTTTGGCCCATCCTGGGGGGCGCCCTGAGCCTGGCTCTCGTGCTGGGGCTGCTTTCTGGCTTCCTCGTCTGGAGACGGTGCCGCAGGAGAGAGAAGTTTACCA CCCCAATAGAAGAGACTGGTGGAGAGGGCTGCCCAGGCGTGGCGCTGATCCAGTGA